The genomic region AACAGTTGACAAGTTACGGttatccatatttttttaaGATTGAGAAGGCTCACGGTGACATTTCAGCCTCTTCTGATCACAATAAAAGTTTAAGTGTAaagattaaaaaagaaattcCAAAGGAGAAAATAAAGCAAAGTTCAGGTTGGGCCTATCACTAAAATTCAGAAATGTtgccttaaaccctaaaccctaaacctctgATAAGTAGTTGTCTTCTCCAAATAGGAGTGTAAGGTGTAAACACTCTCCCTGCAAATACTCTCCATTTAAACCAAATATTCTGCTCGCATTTGTCTCTGAGAAACTGATAAACCGTGACTGCAAGCTACAAAAATGGTGAGGCCATATGCAGTGAAGGGAAAGAAGCGGAAGAAGAATGCAGATGTATACGACagggcagaggaagaagaagtagcagtagcagcagcagcagcagctgaaCCAGAAGAACCAGAGGCAGAGGAAGCCGATAAGAAACGGATAAAAGGAAATGAATCAGAAGAAAAGGAGGGCAACCCAATTGAGCTCGAGGGTATTCCATTGGCCCCAGCAGAGATTAACCCCAAGAACGGACCTGGTGCTATCTTCATCCTTGAGAAAGCTTCTCTGGAAGTTGCCAAAGTTGGAAAGGTTTGATTTTTCTATGCTATTTGTATAATTTtatgtgtatatttttttttttaattttgaactggtttttttttatattttttattgtagACTTATCAGCTATTGAATTCTGACGACCACTCAAATTTCCTGAGGAAGAACAACAAGGATCCTGCTCTTTACAGGCCTGATATCGTTCATCAGGTTAGCAAACTCTGGCTAATTTCTGCTTCTCTATTGAATTTAATGAAACTTCTCTGCATGAACTTCTGCATTCACCTTTTGCTCTtggttttttagttttatttatttgtaaagaAGCATAAATTGAATTAATTTGCACTTGTGTGCTGCTatagaagtttgatttcagcTCTACTATAAGTTAGAAAACAAATTAGGATCAACTCCAAACCGTACATAGCAGCTGTTTCAAAATTGAACTGGCATTATATTGCTGGCCATTACATGAAATGAAGGTGTGGCCGAACCGTATAAGTTCTATTGCTGGTCATTCTGGTTATGAGGAACCTTTTATACGAAGGTGTGGCAGCAGGGAAGATACACCACCATGGGATGTGGTTTCTCAAAGTGAATAAGGGTGTTTGATGATGGTAGGGACGTAATAGAAGGGTGTATGAAAGTTTGATGGAGGGGAAAAGGAATACTTGTGGCATAGAGTTCAATTTTGGCTTTGGAATTGTCAAGAGTTTAGGAGCAGTTATTTCTTTTCTGTATTTTGTGATGGGATAACTGCTGCTTCCTTGTGCTTTGTTCTGTTATTCTGGAAGCTTCTTTTTCTGTGTTTCTCGTTTTTTAGCTTGTTAGGAGCTCTTTAGTGTACTTGGCTTCTTGTCCTCTGTTTTGGCTTTGATTCCTTCGATCCATGATTCTCTTTCttataagaaaaaagaaaaaagtaattCTAGTTTCTTATGAAAAGTAAATGGAAAATGTGAAAGTGTACAGAAGTAATGAGATCCCAACTATTGTGGTCTGCAGGCTCTCCTTATGGTTTTAGATAGCCCAATTAATAAAGCTGGGAGGTTGCGAAACGTGTATGTGAGAACTGCAGCGGGTGTTCTTATTGAAGTTAAGCCGTATGTTCGTATCCCGAGGACATTTAAGCGGTTCTCTGGTGTGATGTGTAAGTTCATCTATTCCCCTATTCTTATGCAAAATAGCACTGTTATTTGCTTTTAGTGAAGGCCATTTGTCATTTTAATCCTGCCAACCATCTTGCAGTGCAGCTGCTACAAAAACTGAGTATATCTGCTGTTGGTAAGCGTGAGAAACTTATGCGTGTGATAAAGAACCCTGTGACACAGTATTTACCCGTCAACTCTCGTAAAATAGGTGAGTTTATTAATGACTAAAATCCAACCCTTATGCCACACTTTAGCCTTGACCTCACCAACCATTATGTCATCTATTTCGAAAACTGAAGACGTATTCTTGCATTCCAGGCTTCTCATACAGTTCGGAAAAATTGGTTAACATACAGAATTATGTTGCTAGTGCTGAAAACAGTACGGACTTTGTTTTTGTGGTATGCTCAGAACTATTGCTATGGCTTTATATTAGAATATTAACTGTTTGCACTTGTAGCTATTCTAATACTGTCTTTTCAGGTTGGTGCGATGGCTCACGGGAAAGTTGAGACAGACCATAATGAGGATTTCATTTCAGGTATGTCCTTCCTTTTCATcagtataatatttaatttttcaggCATATTTTTCTTCCCCTGTATCGGAGTTAATGGAACCCTTTGTTCAGTTTGACTACGAAGGTTAAAGAGCCACATTTAGGATTTGATCGAAGGATTTAAAATTATGACCAGAATTTGAACATAAAGATACTGCAGATACAATGTATTTGAACATTTGATTGACTAAATATGGcgtaaacttttgaatcataGGTACATTGACATGTTCTAAGTCACCAATTTATTCTCGTTCATCCTGtatccaaaaaaaatatatatccatTACTAACATTTCATGCAAGAAATTTAACTATTTATCTAAAATTTGATGATTTGAGATCTCGCTTGAATTCAAGCACATGATTGTTCATTTAGTAGCTTGATGCTTGAATTTGAGCTTCCTGCTAAGAATGATTATCAAGCCAAGCCTGCTTAAGTTTACATGTTAAAACTCTCTTAAGCATTTGCGTGCAATTGATGTTTCTGTTAGGTGAAACGCGGATTATGTATGAAGTAATTGGTTTGTGAAAATCAGTATTATTGTTTGCATATTTCAATGCTTTGGTACGCAAAAGGTCTGTAATCTTCAACTTATCTAATTACTATAGTAATTCTCATGATCAATGTCGTTAGAGTGGAATACATGGGATCCTCTGGTTGACAAGTCTTGCTTCAAGTTTTTGAATAAACCCTAGACCTGAGCTAATTCTGTGAAGTGATACTAACACATGATATTTCAAAATTCTTGCAGTATGTGGTTATCCACTGAGCGCGGCATATTGTATCACAATGATTTGCCAGGCGTTGGCTGGAAAGTGGACTGTTTTGTGAACAATGTTTTAGTGAGAATCTCGATGGTTGCAAGCTCATTGGTTTTGAGGGTTCTTCAAAGTTTTGTGTATCCGGAGTTGTACGATGTCGGTCTATTACTTGGTCAAATTTTGTGAGGGTTGTGGTAGAAAATCTTATACTTTAATCTTTATATTAATTCATATTTGTCGATCATTCTATGACAAAGACCGTCCTTTTTTCCAAGGCAAAGGGCAAAACTCTCGTTGCAGCTTGGCATAATCGCGACTGTTGAGTCTTTTGAATGGAGCACTGATCGCATGAGAGCAGAGCATACTACCGTAGTCGCGACTGTGTCAGCTCTTCGGTTCAAACCATCTAGAGAACAAATTCTCTTGATCTGTAAAAACAAATCTCTACGGGTATCCAAGGCATCGACATTGTGCCACCAATTGTAATAATCCGATAGGCCCTCAATCATAGTACGATGGCATAATCCAAGCGGAATTCTGTTCAACTCGACCGGAAAACCAAAACAGAACTACTTCAAACTTGGACTAGTACAACACTAGGCTGCAGTAATACGAAAATACTCTACACCCCAGAAATATTAAAGCACAAGGTGATTGGATAAATGAcccaaagaaaataatttcaagGTGTCATTCAAGCACAAAGTAgaataaaataaacatcaacGAAAATCCCTTGGTATTCAAACAGAAACAATTAAACATTGACGAAAATCCCTTGGTATTCAAACAgaaacaattaaacaaaactGCTATTATCTCGTAATACAAAATGCCATCTGCTCTTAACATCCGTTCATCTAAGATTGATTAGAGCTAGCGGGACCTGCACCAAAACCACCAGCTCCGCGACCAAACCCAGGTCTTCCACCGGGCCCCTGAAAATACAAAGGCAACAAGAAAGATGAGTTAGGAGGTTTTCATATGATGCGCTTTAACACGGACACCTAACAAGGAAAAAACACAGATGCATACTATCTAAACCGACGCTTAACATGTCCACAGTACAAATCTCGATGGTATCAGATAAAAAATGGTTATAAAATTCCTGAGTATAAAATTTTCAGTTGACATAGAAGTGAAATTGACCCCCCTATCCGACAAATGGTAAAACACAAACAGAACCTGGGAGTttaaatatgaaacaaattataTGCAACAGAAAAATTACCCCAAAAGAAGGTCTATAATCAGCGGGAGCTCCACCCTTGTCCCCAAAGTCACCCCCAGGGGCACGAGGTCCTCCACGGTACCCATCCCTGTCACCACCGAATCTGCGTTCTCCATCAAAGCGAGATGGGCCACTGTTCACAACATCACCAAACCAAAAATTATATTCCAACCAAACAAAGCATTCAACAAATGGATCATAAAAGGAAGCACAAATCTGTCAGTCCATTGGcagaataaaaaacaaagatatAAATGTGTTGTGATTCGGTTACAATTGACTTCTTCATAGTCCATTAACCAGGTCAACTCGTGAACTTACTAGTTCAACCAGGTCAAAAAAATATACTTCAATAGTCCATTAACCCTACTCGCATTTCATTCAATTCCCGTTTATTGCAGACACTCCAAACCCAATACAAGCAGTGTATCAATCTTGTCAATCAAACTAACAACATCCAATCCGAATTAAACAAACATAACAAATTATCAGCAATacaaagaaaacccaaatttgTATAAGCttttaagaattaaaacaaACCGAACTTCATAAACAACGAGCAGTGCATCAAAACTTATCAATCAAACTAACAAATTCTGATACAAATTAAACAAACATAACAAATTATCAGCAATACAGAGGAAAACCAAATTTGTATAAGCATTtaggaaattaaaacaaaccGAACTTCATAAACAACGAGACGTGCATCAAATCTTGTCAATCAAACTAACAAATTCCGATACGAattaaagaaacataacaaattatcagcaaaacaaagaaacataaagTTGTATAAGAATTTAAGGATTAAAACAAGCCGAATAGCATAAAACAACAAGAAGAGCTTGAACAAAACGAATTACCGGGGGCGGTCACCGGATGGGCCCATGGGGCGGCCGGGAGGCTTGGCCTGCTTCTTCAGAGTAGCAGGAACAATCTCCGAAGGGAGATTGAGGTAAGTCCTCAAAAACTCGATACCGTCATTGGTGAGGTACCAGTAGTAGTGCATCCAAGCAAACGTCTCCCTCACATACTCCTTGGACTTGAAGCTCTGCATCAGCTTAATCACCTGCAGATTCGGCACATCGATATCCGGGTGCTTCGCCAAGTTATAGTCCTTCTTCGCGTAGCAAACTCCCTCTTGGAACAGGTACTTCGAGATCTCCCGGCGATTCTTCTCCGAAATGATCTGCAGATACGATACAAGAAATTTaactttctcttttattttcagtttctcgggaaacaaacagaaaataagGAGAGGGAAATGGAGGGAGAATTACCATGGTTGCGGTTGCGAAGAGGCGGCTGCGactgaggaagaggaagagacgGCGGCAAACAACTGATCTTTTACGAGGCTGCGCGCTGTGAAGTAAAACCCTAGAGAGAAGCAACTTTGTTTATAGGAGAGGAGAAGGCGGcattctctctcttcttgcGGGGTTCTAAATTACGTTTTCGACCTTCaaaattaattcttgaattattCGCAGAAATGTTAAAggctaatttggtattgaagaatttaaaaaaaaaaaattgtttttgctgTACTGTGATAATAAAtaattgtaaaataaagttattaaGTGTTTGGTAAtctatttttttgtaaaaatacttttaacaagaaaaaaaaaaaaaaaaaaacagtgcccgagtgtttagtaaacttttatacGAAATTGCTATGGATAtgttagagcatcttcaaaggagatgtcaaaatgccCAAATTAgcaataacagtaaaaaaagtgtgacatcccacatcgcccagaggtgtgatccttatatgtgtattctcatctctacctagcacgaggctttttgggagctcactggctttgggttccatgggaactccgaagttaagtgattagtgcgcgagagcattcccaggatgggtgacccatcgggaagttctcgtgtgagttcctagaaataaaaccgtgaaggcgtgatCGGggtccaaaacggacaatatcgtgctacagtggagcgggcccgggaagtggtccctcccgggccaggatgtgacaatttggtatcagaacctAACCCTGGTTgcgagtgtgccgacaaggacgtcgggcccctaaggggggtggattgtgacatcacacatcgcccagaggtgtgatccttatatgtgtaTTCCCACCTCTACCCAGCacaaggcattttgggagctcactgacatcgggttccataggaacttcgaagttaagcgagtagcgcgcgagacaatatcgtgagggcgtggtcggggcccaaagcggacaatatagtggtacggtggtggagcgagcccgggaagtggtttCCCCcaagctgggatgtgacaaaaagaCAACTACAATGTTTTCCAACGGAGAAGCTAAATATGATGTGGCAACATAGAATAGCAGCTCTCCCccttgatgtcaaatttgaaagcagctttaaatattttttaattaaattttaaatgttattttattaatttttttatcagaTCTGCAACTCTCCTTTCTCACTCAAATCAGAGAAGTGCCGCTCgtccttcttcttcccttttctcAAAATCAAACCCATAAACTAACCTCACGATCTCAACTTAAAACCCAAATGTAAGGCTTAATTTCGCACCGTTGTTCAAACAAGAGCTCTCAAATCCTCGCTACAATGCCTCAGCTACGATTTGAGGAAGATCGTCGCCGATGGATTGCAATCCCTAGGCTACAATTCCTCCAACTGCAAATCAAAATGGGAGAAGTCGTTGTCTTTCCTTGTCGGTAATTTAAAATCCCACAATTTCTCAACATCCaaacaaattttataaaaaaatgaaattaaaaggttaaaaaaatttggttgtggCCTTTGGATTTGAGGTGAGTTCGAGTATATCGATGTGATGGTAGAGGGCGACAGGTTGTTTgtaacaacccgttccaaattctacgtttttattttattttaaaagcgtgaatttacgaaatttccctagaggcaaggattttgacttctgttgatcatcgacttgagagatgtgggacttattcttttagcatatcctcgtagtactcattggtacgaatGTATAGGTGAaaaccgtttgcgagtccggattataacgatatacttatggacgtttgaaattggttatttaaatatttgaattcccaccttctgggattagtggaccaattaaattaaagggacaAAGAACCAATTAGAAGAGAGAAGTGAAGCTTGTAGCcaatcagaaagaaagaagaaaagaaaagaaaaagaaaaaaaaaaaaaggggggaaagcttcccgtgcacccataCCCGCACCACCGCGagtccattttccaaggccgattccggccaactccggtggagtttttcgatgccaccaccaccatcttgaagctctcattcccctctacaaaacccacccaagaaccaccttgattaaccatggtatgtggcggtttgaggccacgaaagttgacgaaaatcaatggtgctccggccacccttttcgattttcaggcaaatcggcaaagtgatggccgatgccaccacttgggctttgtagcccatcatcccaggagcaaaacccaaccaaccttgaccccgttggaccaccgtagacgacgaatcgacgtcgggaatttttaggcacccgccggctttgtgggcaaaattgaccatcttccgtccacttttggacttcgtggcaggtatgaaagttgctccactcactgagatcttcatttctgtgaagtttgagaatttttggaaatagttggattttccggcgagtcggggcggccgaccgccatcCGCGGCGGCGCGTACGGCAGCgtgtggccagtgggccgccaatgctatttttaggctatgtcaaatgtcttgaattcagttttgtcatttgaataacgtaggttgatagttggaacctaaattcgttacgatacgttacttgataaaaatgtgaatcgacgatccgaccgttggatcgtcaccaaaattggatacattataatacgtaatatttaaagatcataggaatttatggatcgggaatccgatttacggatcttcctgaattggatttgtaagttagtaaaataaatgttcacggccacttgttttaggcaattggcggagatctgaccgttggatcgtaatgaaattttaatatgttattctagaaatatattgtggatcgttgggagttgcggattggaaatctgatatgcggatcttctgggtcaagttatacagggttgtaaaccctaccgtcgatctttgatcgacggttgacttgtggtcaatgggtcccaaactattttagaatgtcgttgaggttgtgttttatgtgaattacgtattcttcggataagagttctaagatgtgatttgataattggtcacagggaccaatcattcaggacgcctcgatgtgtgcgctagagaatcatagcgtggactccaggtaagtggatcttttcctttttatcgtacatattgttgagagttctatcgacacttttaaattgattaggtatattactttcatatataattattgtgaatgcttgaagtactatatgaactatgaatggcttgatccctgtttagggtacgtaggcagtctaacgagacgttagatgcagccataaaatatttgagacaaaagctttgcttgggaaattgagtaatgcgaaggaaattggtaaaggcaagttttagttttatgaattagttatctaaattagtgttaattgggtcgtcatggataattatccctgaaaataagtagtttgggagtagggcgttattgattgtatacttctcactgtattgtttataattgaaaatgctacgacatggttgagtattagattgcatcatggtatatccatatgtatattacttgcatataattattgggaatgctttcaagtgcaaaggtgaactcaagacacccaggtaagttcaggtgaatttatggtattagttgaatcgattgagttatagcatgactacagttatgtgttaggcaactttgATATtatcgtactggttgccatgagttccacatgttatattgagatgcattgagagctcataaacctgcaccccggtgttagtgcttccgcccgtggccagggcacagtccttcacgtgatgttcacctcccgcaccttacgctcaccttggattcaaggtaggtgcacagtcctgtcgtacagaccactttaggtggttccgactcgtaggtgacccgcgattattcgcctagtcttcacgtgatcgtagcacttgagcgtatttatttacactcagtcctgtcgtacaaaccactttaggtgattccgactcgtgtgcaggtatacttattgagctattggctagctaggattgatgagatatggataagtcgtacaggtcactataggtgactccgacttatatgctagccaggattgatgagatatggataagtcgtacaggtcactataggtgactccgacttatatgctagctatGATTGAtggatatggataagtcgtacaggtcactataggtgactccgacttatatgctagccatgattgatggatatggataagtcgtacaggtcactataggtgactccgacttatatgctagccatgattgatgagatatggataagtcgtacagatcactataggtgactccgacttatatgctagccatgattgatgagatatggataagttgtacatgtcattttagatgactctgactgatatatcactttgtattgattagttcatttggcctacttattaatgtatggtggagttgatggcaaaccgtggttttggtcgtttctgagtatggtttggatatatgtatatatgttgtattgttttatggaaaacgatactggttttacatttaggggcattacttttagagaggtaataactttgggaagcttggttttattgcttactcacaccttctgtttggtgccctccaggttttagctgctgagtttgtatcgacaagaatctgtgacgaatcttagtattgatggatatttctgagggtatgattcttacccacactattgtaccttacttatgctctgacatcgcgtgtgaaatgggttcgctcccactcgtagcgcactctggtacttagacacttttagattcaaatttattcactttttatacacgatcacattttatggcttcgtcaccttccaggtgtcggccagcacagctcgattcagggtctaagtggactttctgggtcggggtgtgtcattgttGATGGAGAAGAGAAGTAGGTATACAAAGATTCAAAAAATAGAGAACGAAGATGATAGGAGAAGTCTAGAAAGAAGGGgcataaaataatagtttaataaaataaaaagaaaagaaaatagtgtaataaaataatatttaatttgacataccGGGTGAagagcaaaattttgaaaaatgtcaAAATGTCACATAGGctgtcaaattcaaattttatgttcaaaatttgacatctcctttggagatactcttaaatgactaaaaatatggtattgaatgtgatataataattgccAAATAGAGTAATGTAGGGGTAgatattgtaattttgtaaaatacgTGGGGTATttgccatttgaaaattttattaaggggtgtgctatctatGCATCCTATTTTACTGCTCACACaccatttgttaatttttttttcctttgatgttcttcaattcattcgatccgacggtcgaaaattagaagggtgtgtggACAACACACCCCTTTTATTAAATAGCCATTGTTCAttatactttgaaaaaaagaaaaagaaaacatttttgAAAAGCATGGTAAAGCCTGCTTTTGCTATTCTACTACCATTGacagtaatttaaaaaaaaaaacactttttttgtTCTACCAAACACATTTGATGTTCTAGATTTTTTAAGaagccaattttttttaaagcaccatAACCCCAAACCAGCCTTTAGTCTTTTAGCCAATTTTCGTTACTACTTTCGTCTAAAtttcactttaaaaaaaaatgtgataatTTGTTAAGCAACACAATCTAAGTTTAAAAGATGGTGATATCATATGCTTCACATGTGCGCAATTTAGGTGAAAACACTAATAAAATTGGCTAAAGGAGCAAATGCTCCATAGTAAATCAAATTCAACATAACTTGATTCACCTTTAGAGTCTCTCCAATGAGCTTTCTAAATGAGCTCCTAACTagaaaataaagatgatttaaaaaaataaaaataaaaatcaacctCAATCATGCTCCCTATCCACCTCATGACTAGGAATTCATCTTAAGATATCCTAAATACATGGAGGGAGAAATGAGTTCGTAATGGTTCtctataattaatttaatattattttaaataaacaaataatttttattgAGTCATAGTCATTATGACTTTTTAAAGCATGTAGTATGGTTGAAGCAAAACTTTTTAGAGAGCTCTTAAAATAACCTTTTGACAATTTTAGCTAAAACTTTGTTACAAAATAGAGAGCATGATTGAAAATGCTCTAAGTATTTAGCCATTATGGAGAGGgtgaagaaatcaaagaaaaaaaaggggaaaagtaCTTAGATTTCATTAAGATga from Pyrus communis chromosome 9, drPyrComm1.1, whole genome shotgun sequence harbors:
- the LOC137745369 gene encoding uncharacterized protein encodes the protein MVRPYAVKGKKRKKNADVYDRAEEEEVAVAAAAAAEPEEPEAEEADKKRIKGNESEEKEGNPIELEGIPLAPAEINPKNGPGAIFILEKASLEVAKVGKTYQLLNSDDHSNFLRKNNKDPALYRPDIVHQALLMVLDSPINKAGRLRNVYVRTAAGVLIEVKPYVRIPRTFKRFSGVMLQLLQKLSISAVGKREKLMRVIKNPVTQYLPVNSRKIGFSYSSEKLVNIQNYVASAENSTDFVFVVGAMAHGKVETDHNEDFISVCGYPLSAAYCITMICQALAGKWTVL
- the LOC137745370 gene encoding small ribosomal subunit protein eS10z-like, translated to MIISEKNRREISKYLFQEGVCYAKKDYNLAKHPDIDVPNLQVIKLMQSFKSKEYVRETFAWMHYYWYLTNDGIEFLRTYLNLPSEIVPATLKKQAKPPGRPMGPSGDRPRGPSRFDGERRFGGDRDGYRGGPRAPGGDFGDKGGAPADYRPSFGGPGGRPGFGRGAGGFGAGPASSNQS